Proteins encoded in a region of the Paenibacillus wynnii genome:
- a CDS encoding carbohydrate ABC transporter permease: MTTSRLAIPIKKLALYFILIMICMIIFIPLLITLFASFKTSVEIGSEFALKLPASFHFDNYKVVLEKGKFLQGFGNSLFLIAFSVIINSLLGTMTAYAINRFDFRLKKIILGLFVAGMIMPSMITEISRFTIIKNLGLYNTIWAPIVIYAATNLVQLFIYTQFINGIPKELDESSMLDGCSYFKVFTKMIFPLLLPATATLAIIKAVDVMNDMYVPYLYMPSSKLRTLTTTLMYFSSSKFGSWDYLSAAIVLVMLPTLVIYLIFSKYIFKGIVAGAVKS, encoded by the coding sequence ATGACGACATCTCGTTTAGCAATCCCTATCAAAAAGCTTGCCTTGTATTTCATTCTAATTATGATTTGTATGATTATATTCATTCCCTTGCTTATAACGTTATTCGCTTCATTTAAAACTTCGGTGGAAATTGGCTCTGAATTTGCTCTGAAGTTGCCTGCAAGCTTTCATTTCGATAACTACAAAGTTGTACTGGAAAAGGGGAAGTTTTTACAGGGATTTGGTAATTCTTTATTCCTTATTGCATTCAGTGTCATCATTAATTCTCTATTGGGAACAATGACTGCCTATGCGATTAATAGATTTGATTTTCGTTTGAAGAAGATCATACTCGGTCTCTTTGTAGCAGGTATGATCATGCCCAGTATGATTACTGAAATTTCACGGTTTACCATTATAAAAAATCTTGGACTTTATAATACAATTTGGGCTCCGATCGTGATTTATGCAGCAACGAATCTGGTACAGCTCTTTATTTATACGCAGTTCATAAATGGTATTCCCAAAGAATTGGATGAGAGTTCGATGCTGGATGGTTGTTCGTACTTTAAAGTTTTTACTAAAATGATTTTCCCACTTCTACTGCCGGCAACTGCAACATTAGCAATTATTAAAGCGGTTGATGTTATGAATGATATGTATGTTCCGTATTTGTATATGCCGTCAAGCAAACTAAGAACGTTGACTACAACGTTGATGTATTTTAGTAGTTCAAAGTTTGGAAGTTGGGATTATTTAAGCGCTGCGATTGTATTGGTTATGTTGCCGACACTTGTGATTTACCTAATATTTTCAAAGTATATTTTCAAAGGTATTGTTGCAGGCGCAGTGAAATCATAA
- the gnpA gene encoding 1,3-beta-galactosyl-N-acetylhexosamine phosphorylase — protein sequence MTVPIEAGMDYDLMKDILERWGADAVRNSDGTDLPDQLQEMKMKVYSTYFPTRNDQLWAHEHPDQRQQMYIMTPHTTAVEESLQIELMKGYYREQLEVDYDHDPKRWWEVINRTTGKIVDPERWSVDPITEIVTLHQVNKFHSYTVTFLVWQIWDQTQMYNHITNQWGDKPHEIPYDARHSPTWAHITEYMKDWLEANKHVDVVRFTTFFYHFTIIFNELAKEKYVDWFGYSTTVSPLALEQFEAEYGYRMRPEYLVDQGYHNTPFRNPSKQYRDWIQFQHKFVCKQSRELVDITHQAGREAIMFLGDNWIGTEPYGDLFPSIGLDAVVGSVGNGATLRMISDIPGVKYTEGRFLPYFFPDAFYEGGNPTAEAIDNWVKARRAILRKPVDRIGYGGYLSLAASFPDFITCVEQISDEFRTLHERMNGTKAYTSKFKVAVLNSWGKLRSWQTTMVAHSLWYKKIYTYLGMLESLSGLAVDVEFISFDDVLESGIPEDIGVILNAGDAGTAWSGDDYWANEAIIACLKQFVYNGGGFIGIGEPSAFMHQGRFFQMSDVLGVDKEIGYTLSYTKYDQENASDHFIMGGQVKPIDCGEKVEFIRSVSEQTKIIQMQRGDIAVAANNFGQGRSVYIAGLPYSPANSRLLLRSIYWAASAENEMLTWYCDNVETECAVYLETGWGIVINNSQDPQRTKLYKSTESYIEVELKPGGHEWFRVDSLTK from the coding sequence ATGACAGTACCCATAGAAGCAGGCATGGATTACGACTTAATGAAAGACATTCTTGAGCGATGGGGAGCTGATGCAGTACGGAATAGTGATGGAACGGATCTGCCTGACCAGTTGCAGGAGATGAAGATGAAAGTCTATTCCACGTATTTCCCGACAAGAAATGATCAGTTGTGGGCACACGAGCATCCCGATCAACGTCAGCAAATGTACATTATGACGCCCCATACTACGGCTGTGGAGGAGTCGCTGCAAATTGAGCTAATGAAGGGCTATTATCGGGAACAGCTTGAAGTAGATTATGATCATGATCCCAAGCGATGGTGGGAAGTTATTAACCGAACGACAGGAAAAATCGTGGATCCTGAAAGATGGAGTGTCGATCCTATAACAGAAATTGTTACCCTCCATCAGGTGAACAAATTCCATAGCTATACCGTTACGTTTCTAGTCTGGCAAATTTGGGATCAGACCCAGATGTACAATCATATTACGAATCAATGGGGAGATAAGCCGCATGAGATTCCGTATGATGCTCGTCATTCGCCAACGTGGGCACATATCACAGAGTATATGAAAGACTGGCTCGAAGCTAATAAGCATGTTGATGTAGTACGTTTTACCACCTTCTTCTACCATTTCACCATAATCTTTAATGAGTTAGCAAAGGAGAAGTATGTCGACTGGTTTGGCTATTCGACGACAGTTAGTCCGCTAGCGCTGGAGCAATTTGAGGCAGAGTATGGTTACAGGATGCGTCCAGAGTATCTTGTTGATCAGGGGTATCATAATACGCCTTTCCGCAATCCGAGCAAACAGTATCGCGATTGGATACAATTTCAACACAAATTTGTCTGTAAACAGAGTCGGGAATTGGTTGACATCACCCATCAAGCAGGACGTGAAGCAATAATGTTTCTGGGCGACAACTGGATCGGTACTGAACCCTATGGCGATCTGTTTCCGTCTATTGGGCTAGACGCTGTGGTAGGCTCTGTTGGTAATGGTGCCACGTTGCGAATGATATCCGATATACCTGGTGTGAAATATACAGAGGGCCGTTTTCTTCCGTACTTTTTTCCGGATGCATTCTATGAGGGAGGTAATCCAACGGCTGAAGCAATTGATAATTGGGTAAAGGCGAGAAGAGCAATTCTACGTAAACCAGTCGATCGAATCGGTTATGGTGGTTATTTGAGCTTGGCTGCTTCATTTCCTGACTTTATAACATGTGTGGAACAGATAAGTGACGAATTTCGGACTCTACATGAGCGAATGAACGGTACGAAGGCATATACGTCTAAGTTTAAAGTAGCAGTGCTCAATTCTTGGGGCAAGCTTCGCTCCTGGCAGACTACGATGGTAGCCCATTCTCTTTGGTACAAAAAAATTTATACCTATCTAGGCATGCTCGAGTCGTTAAGTGGATTAGCAGTTGATGTTGAGTTTATTAGCTTTGATGATGTGCTAGAGTCGGGTATACCGGAAGATATAGGAGTTATTTTGAACGCTGGGGATGCAGGAACCGCCTGGAGCGGAGACGATTATTGGGCAAATGAAGCAATCATTGCTTGCTTGAAACAATTTGTCTATAATGGTGGCGGCTTTATTGGAATTGGCGAACCAAGTGCGTTTATGCATCAGGGACGTTTCTTTCAGATGAGCGATGTGCTAGGTGTCGATAAAGAAATAGGCTACACCTTAAGCTACACTAAGTATGATCAAGAAAATGCGAGCGATCACTTCATTATGGGGGGACAGGTTAAGCCAATTGATTGTGGAGAGAAAGTTGAATTTATTCGCAGTGTAAGTGAGCAAACGAAAATCATCCAAATGCAAAGAGGCGATATTGCCGTAGCGGCAAATAATTTTGGGCAAGGACGCAGCGTTTATATTGCGGGATTACCTTACTCACCGGCAAATAGCCGCTTACTGCTTCGATCGATCTATTGGGCTGCAAGTGCAGAGAATGAGATGTTGACGTGGTATTGTGATAATGTAGAAACAGAATGCGCCGTTTATTTGGAAACTGGCTGGGGAATTGTCATTAATAACTCACAGGATCCGCAACGAACGAAGCTGTATAAAAGTACTGAGAGCTATATTGAGGTTGAGCTTAAACCGGGCGGTCATGAATGGTTTAGGGTGGATAGTTTAACTAAATAG
- a CDS encoding carbohydrate ABC transporter permease, with translation MKTISKQKNILLFSFLLIPILLLLVFVLYPLIELVRLSFTDWNGVEAQQVYIGFDNYIKMFTDSSDVWLSLRNNGIYFIFHSIMIPLELMIAVLLDSKIRASKFFKTIVFMPYIINGVAISYIFAFFYSPINGGLNGILEVLGLESLIQNWLTNDSIVNISLVFVSIWRFSGFHVILFLAGLQSIPQDQFEAAEIDGANSIQNFWYIIVPGVKKVLEVILFLNVVGALQVFDIPYIMTQGGPGHASSTFILYTLETAFKFNSFGMASAMGITMLILILILNGVQNRLFNLKGVGEE, from the coding sequence ATGAAAACGATTTCTAAGCAGAAAAACATACTGTTATTCAGCTTTTTATTGATTCCTATATTGCTGCTATTGGTGTTTGTACTTTACCCGCTTATAGAGCTTGTCAGACTAAGTTTTACCGATTGGAATGGAGTTGAAGCCCAGCAAGTTTATATAGGTTTCGACAATTACATTAAGATGTTTACGGATTCATCAGATGTATGGCTATCACTTCGCAATAACGGCATCTACTTCATTTTTCATTCAATTATGATTCCGCTTGAACTAATGATTGCGGTTTTATTGGATAGTAAGATTCGTGCCAGTAAGTTTTTTAAGACCATCGTATTCATGCCTTACATAATCAATGGGGTTGCTATTTCGTATATATTCGCCTTCTTTTACAGTCCTATTAATGGTGGGTTAAATGGCATTCTTGAAGTGCTTGGGTTAGAGTCGCTCATACAGAATTGGTTGACGAATGATTCTATAGTTAACATTAGCTTAGTGTTTGTATCGATTTGGCGATTCTCAGGCTTCCATGTCATCTTATTCCTAGCCGGCTTACAATCCATTCCTCAGGATCAATTCGAGGCAGCAGAAATTGATGGTGCCAACAGCATTCAGAATTTCTGGTATATTATCGTTCCTGGTGTGAAAAAGGTACTCGAGGTTATTTTGTTCTTAAACGTCGTTGGGGCACTACAAGTGTTCGATATTCCGTATATTATGACACAGGGCGGTCCTGGTCATGCGAGTAGTACATTCATATTATATACCCTGGAGACGGCCTTTAAATTTAACAGCTTCGGTATGGCTTCTGCGATGGGCATCACGATGTTAATTCTCATTTTAATCCTGAATGGTGTACAGAACAGGCTGTTCAACCTGAAAGGGGTTGGTGAGGAATGA
- a CDS encoding restriction endonuclease → MARSFGSTVNKIIKETAKAQRAAERSRNAAIREQERHLRLQRQYERENERAIKQSIREQKAYEKEQKALHIEGRKEETNDYNEEVFYRLNEFNSIISGTLSVDDKISFESLYKKDEYPEFIEPYVKPLPANPVPVRESFFAGIAMEASLMERIIGHGKKARLRSIETAENAYNNALRDFESTENKINDLIKENEIFLSSARVEYDEAKRLYLGEISSQNSSIDDFKTSYFDKEKEAIEAYNTLVLERSNYSDIFPQTFDLFYLEESKELLVEYELPDVTAVPKNKEYKYTQSRDEIKGVPFKSKELNEIYSTLVASIALRTLHELFEADQGDHLDSVVFNGVVSTVDLSTGLDIRPCILTIQTRKDEFMKFDLARVDILACVKGLKAQLSPSVTELTPVKPIVDLVMYDKRFVNERDMLATLDTRTNLLQMDPFDFEHLVCNLFSKIGLESRLTRSSRDGGVDVIAFDPRPVFGGKYVIQAKRYKNTVEVAAVRDLYGTMMNENASKGIVTTSTYGPDARSFAKDKPIELIDGRVLLHMLEEQGIYAKIQL, encoded by the coding sequence GTGGCTCGTAGTTTTGGAAGTACAGTTAATAAAATTATCAAAGAAACTGCAAAAGCGCAGCGTGCAGCTGAAAGATCAAGGAATGCCGCTATTCGTGAACAGGAACGACATTTAAGGCTGCAACGGCAATATGAACGTGAGAATGAGCGTGCCATTAAACAGTCTATACGTGAACAGAAGGCATACGAAAAAGAACAAAAGGCGCTACACATAGAAGGACGTAAAGAAGAAACTAATGATTATAATGAAGAAGTTTTTTACCGATTGAATGAATTTAATTCGATTATTAGTGGAACGCTCAGCGTGGATGATAAGATTTCTTTTGAATCATTATATAAGAAGGATGAATATCCCGAGTTCATTGAACCCTACGTTAAGCCTCTTCCAGCTAATCCTGTACCAGTACGAGAAAGTTTCTTTGCAGGAATTGCTATGGAAGCCTCTTTAATGGAGAGGATAATTGGCCACGGGAAAAAAGCGCGTCTAAGATCTATTGAAACAGCTGAGAATGCATACAATAATGCTCTTCGCGATTTTGAGTCTACTGAAAACAAAATTAATGACTTAATTAAGGAAAATGAAATTTTCCTCAGTTCTGCTAGAGTAGAATATGACGAGGCTAAACGTTTGTATTTAGGGGAAATATCATCTCAAAATAGCTCCATTGACGATTTTAAAACAAGCTATTTCGATAAAGAAAAAGAAGCCATTGAAGCCTACAACACTCTGGTTTTAGAACGTTCTAATTACAGTGACATTTTCCCTCAAACCTTTGATTTGTTTTATTTGGAAGAGAGCAAAGAATTATTAGTGGAGTATGAATTGCCGGATGTGACAGCTGTTCCCAAGAATAAGGAATATAAGTATACACAGAGCCGTGATGAGATCAAGGGGGTTCCGTTTAAATCCAAGGAATTGAATGAAATATACTCTACACTTGTTGCTTCGATTGCACTTCGTACACTTCATGAGCTTTTTGAAGCTGACCAGGGAGATCACTTGGATTCTGTCGTGTTCAATGGAGTAGTATCCACAGTGGACTTAAGTACGGGGCTCGATATTCGACCTTGCATTTTGACCATTCAGACCAGGAAAGACGAATTCATGAAGTTTGATCTTGCCAGAGTGGATATTCTTGCATGTGTAAAGGGTCTTAAAGCTCAACTCTCCCCTTCAGTAACTGAACTCACTCCTGTCAAACCAATTGTTGATCTAGTAATGTATGATAAACGATTTGTGAATGAAAGAGATATGCTTGCTACTCTGGATACTCGAACCAATCTTTTGCAGATGGACCCATTTGATTTTGAACATTTGGTATGTAACTTATTTTCAAAAATAGGGCTTGAATCTAGACTGACTCGCTCTAGTAGAGATGGTGGAGTAGATGTCATTGCTTTTGATCCTCGTCCCGTATTTGGTGGGAAGTATGTTATTCAAGCTAAAAGATATAAAAATACTGTAGAGGTAGCTGCAGTCCGAGACTTATACGGTACTATGATGAACGAGAATGCGTCAAAAGGTATTGTTACCACATCAACGTATGGACCCGATGCCAGAAGTTTTGCTAAGGATAAGCCCATTGAATTAATTGATGGCCGGGTGCTGTTACATATGTTAGAGGAGCAGGGGATTTATGCGAAGATTCAGTTGTGA
- the sigK gene encoding RNA polymerase sporulation sigma factor SigK — translation MFYVLFCAFVIFTEFTSHHVHNLKKFDNTGEDMEDLISIGTIGLIKAIESYRPNKGTKLATFAARCIENEILMHLRSLKKTRKDVSLHDPIGTDKEGNEITLIDILGSGADDLLLTVDLNIEKSKIYRNLDILDDREKEVVVGRFGLDTGGEERTQREIAKELGISRSYVSRIEKRALMKLYHEFYKVKR, via the coding sequence ATGTTCTATGTACTTTTTTGTGCTTTTGTAATTTTTACTGAATTTACATCGCATCATGTCCACAACCTCAAAAAATTCGACAATACAGGCGAAGATATGGAGGATCTAATCTCCATCGGAACCATCGGCCTCATCAAGGCTATCGAAAGCTACCGTCCGAACAAAGGGACCAAACTGGCCACTTTTGCTGCTCGTTGTATCGAGAATGAAATCTTGATGCACTTAAGATCGCTCAAAAAAACCCGGAAGGACGTGTCCCTGCACGATCCTATTGGAACGGACAAAGAGGGAAATGAAATTACCTTAATAGATATTCTGGGTTCAGGAGCGGACGATCTGCTGTTGACAGTGGATTTGAATATTGAGAAGAGTAAGATATATCGCAATTTGGATATTTTGGATGACCGGGAGAAGGAAGTTGTTGTAGGGCGGTTTGGGCTGGATACAGGTGGGGAAGAGCGGACGCAGAGGGAGATTGCGAAGGAACTGGGGATCTCGCGGAGTTATGTGTCGCGGATTGAGAAAAGGGCACTCATGAAGCTGTATCATGAGTTTTATAAGGTGAAGCGTTAA
- a CDS encoding ABC transporter substrate-binding protein, whose translation MYNVRPRITRILSMIMISALMIPLVSGCTKGEKVANNGKSTQPDTQQEQKEDKKDPVTLKFPIWSTITEDLFTKLDLVNEYKKEHPNVTIELELLKDTEYENTMKIRNSANELPDILPLKSSWLINFKDNILPLDDLDAAKNNMFAADFKVGDHIYGVPESQFNEYVWYRKSIFKEYGLEIPKTWGEFVTAAKTIKDGGKYIPIAMGGKDAWPDYPFNEFMPSLEAGDGDYWSTMATIDEPFTKGQAFYDAYAKIQELYNAQVMGPDPLGVGFDQAKLMFGSNQAAMIALGQWFGSDLKSMTDVDINDVGAFLLPVRNSVDDPFNTISMVDTFFTIPKTSKYPDEAKEFINWFFSDAWYSKYLTEAQLQSTVKDVKIDLGTMFNGAFDVSNLNYVLNKGGNEDYKKIESAIKFDVKKMGQDMMSGKDFNKMMQEMNKSWKNARSK comes from the coding sequence ATGTATAATGTTCGACCACGTATTACACGCATACTATCTATGATCATGATTTCGGCCTTAATGATTCCATTGGTTTCAGGTTGTACTAAAGGGGAAAAGGTTGCTAATAACGGGAAATCTACTCAGCCGGATACTCAGCAGGAGCAGAAAGAAGACAAGAAGGATCCTGTTACATTAAAATTCCCAATATGGTCAACGATTACGGAGGATTTATTTACAAAGCTGGATCTTGTAAACGAATACAAAAAAGAACACCCGAATGTCACCATTGAATTGGAGCTGTTAAAGGATACGGAGTATGAAAATACGATGAAGATCCGGAATTCAGCAAACGAATTGCCAGATATTTTGCCACTAAAATCATCATGGCTGATTAATTTCAAGGATAATATTTTGCCTCTTGATGACTTAGATGCAGCCAAGAACAACATGTTCGCAGCTGATTTCAAGGTGGGTGATCATATTTATGGTGTACCCGAAAGCCAATTCAATGAGTATGTCTGGTATCGGAAGAGTATTTTTAAGGAATATGGACTTGAGATTCCAAAGACCTGGGGAGAATTTGTAACTGCTGCTAAAACCATTAAAGACGGTGGCAAATATATTCCGATTGCCATGGGCGGTAAAGACGCATGGCCGGATTATCCTTTCAACGAATTTATGCCTTCTCTTGAAGCAGGAGATGGGGATTACTGGTCAACTATGGCGACGATAGATGAACCTTTTACGAAAGGCCAAGCTTTCTATGATGCTTATGCGAAAATTCAGGAACTGTACAATGCTCAAGTAATGGGTCCTGATCCACTTGGTGTTGGCTTTGATCAAGCCAAGCTGATGTTTGGTTCCAATCAAGCGGCGATGATTGCTCTTGGTCAATGGTTCGGCAGTGATTTGAAATCGATGACTGATGTGGATATCAATGATGTAGGTGCCTTCTTGTTGCCGGTTCGAAATTCAGTAGATGATCCATTCAATACGATTTCCATGGTAGATACGTTCTTTACAATTCCGAAAACTTCGAAGTATCCAGATGAAGCGAAAGAATTCATTAACTGGTTCTTCAGTGATGCATGGTATTCTAAATATTTGACCGAGGCTCAACTTCAATCGACGGTGAAGGATGTAAAGATTGATCTAGGTACAATGTTCAATGGTGCTTTTGACGTATCAAATCTGAATTATGTGCTTAATAAAGGCGGTAATGAGGATTATAAGAAAATTGAATCGGCGATTAAGTTCGATGTGAAGAAAATGGGGCAGGACATGATGTCAGGCAAGGATTTCAATAAGATGATGCAGGAAATGAATAAAAGTTGGAAAAATGCCCGTTCCAAATAA